A genomic window from Dehalococcoidia bacterium includes:
- the phnC gene encoding phosphonate ABC transporter ATP-binding protein — MPLIPQQFLQRRRTNGQHFPARGYQGIQKWFSGIARCVTVDFKPGSLTAIIGHSGAGKSTMLRMINGLELPTSGEVKVADRVVNRLNLRDVRGDVGIIFQHYNLVSRLSVMTNILAGRVKYRSWVGSMLYLFLKSDMDHAFQALDRVGLLDRAWDRADRLSGGQQQRVGIARALAQQPRILLADEPVASLDPVTSEEIMQLLREICDRDGITVVVNLHQVDLVKRFASRVIGLNTGQIVFDGHTNELDQHTLDQIYHTKKEANNEQQPALLLAHA; from the coding sequence ATTCCACTAATTCCACAACAATTTCTTCAAAGGAGACGAACAAATGGCCAGCATTTCCCTGCAAGGGGTTATCAAGGAATTCAAAAATGGTTTTCAGGCATTGCGCGGTGTGTAACCGTTGACTTCAAGCCCGGCAGCCTGACGGCTATCATCGGCCATTCAGGGGCGGGTAAATCCACCATGCTCCGGATGATCAATGGACTGGAGCTGCCGACAAGCGGCGAGGTGAAAGTGGCGGATCGGGTCGTCAACCGATTGAATCTGAGAGATGTTCGCGGCGACGTGGGGATCATTTTCCAGCATTACAATCTCGTGAGCCGCCTGTCCGTCATGACCAACATCCTGGCCGGAAGAGTGAAATACCGCTCCTGGGTGGGAAGCATGTTGTATCTCTTTCTCAAAAGCGACATGGATCATGCTTTTCAGGCACTCGACCGGGTAGGTCTGCTTGATCGCGCCTGGGATCGGGCCGACAGGCTTTCCGGCGGGCAGCAACAGCGCGTGGGGATTGCCCGGGCGTTGGCGCAACAGCCCCGTATTCTGCTGGCCGATGAGCCGGTCGCAAGTCTTGATCCGGTGACCAGCGAGGAAATCATGCAACTCCTGCGGGAAATTTGTGACCGCGACGGCATAACCGTTGTTGTCAATCTGCATCAGGTGGACCTGGTCAAACGTTTTGCCTCTCGCGTCATCGGACTGAATACGGGACAAATCGTTTTTGACGGTCACACCAATGAACTTGATCAACACACTCTTGACCAAATCTATCACACCAAGAAGGAAGCCAACAATGAACAACAGCCTGCCCTTTTGCTGGCCCACGCGTAA
- a CDS encoding PhnD/SsuA/transferrin family substrate-binding protein gives MAFVDPASTSGWLMPTFMVKKATGMMPQDFFGKFTYSGSHDAAELAVKNKTVDAAADNDITYGKMLKKGLITKGTNRVLLESDPLPGSPLVYRKALPEDLKARIRGAVLNAHKDIQVTGYGELSHYVAVSPKDYQVVRDMVRELGLRKKDMLK, from the coding sequence GTGGCCTTTGTCGATCCCGCTTCCACTTCAGGGTGGCTTATGCCCACATTCATGGTGAAAAAGGCTACCGGCATGATGCCTCAGGACTTCTTCGGCAAATTCACCTACTCGGGCTCCCATGACGCCGCAGAACTGGCCGTCAAGAACAAAACCGTTGATGCCGCTGCCGACAACGACATCACATACGGCAAGATGTTGAAAAAAGGATTGATCACCAAAGGAACGAACCGTGTTCTGCTGGAATCCGATCCTTTGCCCGGCTCTCCTCTCGTCTATCGCAAGGCTCTTCCCGAGGATCTGAAAGCCAGGATCCGGGGGGCGGTCCTCAATGCTCACAAGGATATTCAGGTCACCGGATATGGTGAGTTGAGCCATTATGTCGCCGTGTCTCCCAAAGACTACCAGGTCGTACGCGATATGGTGCGGGAGCTTGGGTTGCGGAAAAAAGATATGCTCAAGTAA